A stretch of the Chitiniphilus purpureus genome encodes the following:
- a CDS encoding efflux RND transporter periplasmic adaptor subunit, translating to MRRRSLILLAVIATVAIAASLALSKRPPAAAPAATATPAAVELASVDLAQVSPADIDSTLALTGTLNALQQTTLTAQVEGRIASVGARPGDAVSKGDVLARFDTADLERQATVARAQLEKSREQREYNRRQMQRNADLLKQNFISKNAFDSIQSQLQTAEADERASAAQLGVAQQALDKAIVRAPFSGTVGQRAVEPGQHVGINSQLFTLVDLTELELVAAVPAARIAEVRLGQQARFKVEGYPQPFTGTVSRINPTVGDNNTVALYIRVPNPDGVLRSGLFAQGLLVIAQQRQVPSLPRSALRSDGGDSFVLAVESNKLVRRPVKVGAIDLRTNRVEIAAGVAPGTRVLASQAPLTAGTAVKLPAR from the coding sequence GATCCTGCTGGCGGTGATTGCCACCGTCGCCATCGCCGCCTCGCTGGCGCTCTCCAAACGACCACCTGCCGCCGCACCGGCGGCCACCGCGACCCCCGCCGCCGTCGAGCTTGCGTCCGTGGACCTTGCCCAGGTCAGCCCGGCCGATATCGACAGCACACTGGCGCTGACCGGCACGCTCAACGCCCTGCAGCAGACCACGCTGACCGCACAGGTGGAAGGCAGGATCGCCAGCGTCGGCGCGCGACCGGGCGACGCGGTAAGCAAAGGCGACGTGCTCGCCCGCTTCGACACCGCCGATCTGGAGCGGCAGGCGACCGTGGCTCGGGCACAGCTGGAGAAAAGCCGCGAGCAGCGCGAATACAACCGCAGGCAGATGCAGCGCAACGCCGATCTGCTCAAGCAGAATTTCATCTCCAAGAATGCGTTCGACAGCATCCAGAGCCAGCTGCAGACCGCCGAGGCCGACGAGCGCGCCAGCGCGGCGCAGCTGGGCGTGGCGCAACAGGCGCTGGACAAGGCCATCGTGCGGGCCCCGTTTTCGGGCACCGTGGGGCAACGTGCAGTGGAACCCGGCCAGCACGTCGGCATCAACAGCCAGCTCTTTACGCTGGTCGATCTCACCGAGCTGGAACTGGTCGCCGCCGTGCCCGCGGCACGGATTGCCGAGGTGCGGCTTGGCCAGCAGGCCCGGTTCAAGGTCGAGGGCTATCCACAGCCCTTCACCGGCACCGTCAGCCGCATCAACCCCACGGTCGGCGACAACAACACTGTGGCGCTCTATATCCGCGTCCCCAACCCGGACGGCGTACTGCGCAGCGGCCTGTTCGCCCAGGGCCTGCTGGTCATCGCCCAGCAACGCCAGGTGCCAAGCCTGCCCCGCTCCGCCTTGCGCAGCGATGGTGGGGATTCGTTTGTGCTCGCCGTCGAATCGAACAAGCTGGTGCGGCGCCCGGTCAAGGTCGGCGCGATCGATCTGCGGACCAACCGGGTGGAGATCGCCGCCGGCGTGGCGCCCGGCACCCGCGTGCTGGCAAGCCAGGCACCGCTGACCGCCGGGACGGCGGTCAAGCTGCCGGCCAGGTAA